One region of Pseudomonas alvandae genomic DNA includes:
- a CDS encoding 6,7-dimethyl-8-ribityllumazine synthase — protein sequence MKNAVYAFIKAGAHEEFVQQAFDGFREKVPIERIASFVVSDLFAVPNVAMDLARTGDYKVIVAAGYVEEDPAWQHGHFLSQSVTNGLMRVGLDTGVLVLSILACPKAAPENAQQHQVMLEHFHAKGRQAADAVLQISKLKASLPALRQFLERLWPV from the coding sequence ATGAAGAATGCTGTCTATGCATTTATCAAAGCGGGCGCACACGAGGAATTCGTTCAGCAGGCCTTCGATGGGTTTCGCGAGAAAGTTCCCATAGAACGGATTGCGTCATTTGTCGTGTCTGACCTGTTCGCAGTTCCCAATGTGGCGATGGACCTAGCCAGAACGGGCGATTACAAGGTGATTGTCGCCGCAGGTTACGTCGAGGAAGACCCCGCGTGGCAACACGGCCATTTTCTTTCTCAGTCCGTGACCAACGGCTTGATGCGGGTAGGGCTGGATACCGGCGTGCTGGTGTTATCGATACTCGCGTGTCCCAAGGCTGCTCCCGAGAATGCGCAACAGCATCAGGTCATGCTCGAACATTTCCATGCTAAGGGGCGGCAAGCGGCTGATGCAGTGCTGCAAATCAGCAAGCTGAAGGCTTCTCTACCCGCTCTCAGACAGTTTCTTGAACGGTTGTGGCCTGTCTAG